The proteins below are encoded in one region of Coffea arabica cultivar ET-39 chromosome 4c, Coffea Arabica ET-39 HiFi, whole genome shotgun sequence:
- the LOC140004900 gene encoding homeobox-leucine zipper protein ROC8-like isoform X2, with product MDYASGGSGSGGDHHHHHDASGRRKKRYHRHTAHQIQRLESMFKECPHPDEKTRLQLSRELGLAPRQIKFWFQNRRTQMKAQHERADNCALRAENDKIRCENIAIREALKNVICPSCGGPPVGEDSYFDEQKLRMENAQLKEELDRVSSIAAKYIGRPISQLPPVQPIHISSLDLSMSSFGGGGMVGPSLDLDLLPGSSSTMPGLPFPAMSISDMDKSLMADIAGNAMDELIRLLQTNEPLWMKSPVDGREVLNLESYERIFPRANTHLRSPNIRIEASRDSGVVIMNGLALVDMFMDANKWVELFPTIVSRARTLEVISSGILGSQSGTLQLMYEELHVLSPFVPPRQLYFLRFCQQIEQGSWAIVDVSYDIPQENQFASPCKTHRLPSGCLIQDMPNGYSKVTWVEHLEIEEKAPVHRLFRDLIHSGLAFGAERWLATLQRMCERFACLMVTGNSTRDLGGVIPSAEGKRSMMKLAQRMVSSFCQSINPSNGHQWTTLSGLNEFEVRATLHKCTDPGQPNGVVLSAATTIWLPIPPQNVFDFFRDERTRHQWDVLSNQAPVQEVAHIANGSHPGNCISVLRKFEQAFNTNQNNMLILQESCIDASGSLVVFGPVDLPAINIAMSGEDPSYIPLLPSGFTITPDGRPGNQQQIQAAGGDGASTSSNAAAAAVMGGGGGGRSGGAGGSLITVVFQILVSSLPSAKMSPESVNTVNNLIGTTVHQIKAALNCSTTTS from the exons ATGGACTATGCAAGTGGAGGCAGTGGTTCGGGTGGTGACCACCATCACCACCACGATGCCTCTGGTCGTAGGAAGAAAAGATACCATCGACACACTGCTCATCAGATTCAAAGGCTTGAATC CATGTTTAAGGAATGTCCTCATCCTGATGAGAAAACAAGGTTGCAGTTGAGTAGAGAGTTGGGATTGGCTCCTCGCCAGATTAAGTTCTGGTTCCAAAACAGGAGGACGCAAATGAag GCACAACATGAACGAGCGGATAACTGTGCACTTAGAGCAGAAAATGATAAGATTAGATGCGAGAATATAGCCATCAGAGAAGCCTTAAAAAACGTGATTTGCCCTTCTTGCGGAGGCCCTCCGGTTGGAGAAGATTCCTACTTTGACGAGCAAAAGCTTCGAATGGAAAATGCCCAGTTGAAAGAAGAG CTTGATAGAGTTTCTAGCATTGCGGCAAAGTATATTGGTAGACCTATTTCACAACTTCCACCAGTGCAGCCTATTCATATATCTTCACTAGACTTGTCCATGTCTAGTTTTGGAGGAGGAGGAATGGTTGGTCCATCACTTGACCTTGATCTTCTTCCAGGAAGTTCATCAACTATGCCAGGTTTACCCTTCCCAGCAATGAGCATTTCAGACATGGATAAATCCCTTATGGCTGATATTGCTGGGAATGCCATGGATGAATTGATTAGGCTTTTACAAACCAATGAACCTCTTTGGATGAAGTCCCCGGTCGACGGGAGGGAAGTTCTTAATCTTGAGAGTTATGAAAGAATTTTTCCAAGGGCTAACACTCACTTGAGAAGTCCAAATATACGGATTGAAGCTTCAAGAGATTCAGGTGTTGTGATAATGAACGGTTTAGCATTGGTGGACATGTTTATGGATGCG AATAAGTGGGTAGAATTATTTCCTACTATAGTCTCAAGGGCAAGAACACTTGAAGTAATATCATCTGGCATATTGGGCAGCCAAAGTGGTACACTGCAATTG ATGTATGAAGAATTACACGTGCTTTCACCTTTTGTACCCCCTAGGCAGCTGTACTTCCTTCGTTTCTGTCAGCAGATTGAGCAAGGTTCTTGGGCAATAGTCGATGTTTCGTATGATATTCCTCAAGAAAATCAATTTGCTTCTCCATGTAAAACTCACAGGCTTCCTTCCGGATGTTTGATACAAGATATGCCCAATGGCTACTCCAAA GTTACTTGGGTGGAACAtttagaaattgaagaaaaagctCCTGTGCACAGGCTCTTTAGAGATCTCATTCACAGTGGTTTGGCATTTGGTGCTGAAAGATGGCTTGCCACTCTTCAAAGAATGTGTGAAAGATTTGCTTGTCTGATGGTAACCGGCAATTCTACACGTGACCTTGGAGGAG TAATTCCATCGGCTGAGGGGAAGAGAAGTATGATGAAACTTGCACAAAGAATGGTAAGCAGCTTCTGCCAAAGCATCAATCCATCCAATGGCCATCAATGGACAACACTCTCAGGCCTGAATGAATTTGAAGTTAGAGCCACACTCCACAAATGCACAGATCCTGGACAGCCTAATGGTGTGGTCCTTAGCGCAGCTACTACAATATGGCTTCCAATCCCTCCACAAAATGTCTTCGACTTTTTTCGTGATGAGAGGACCAGGCATCAG TGGGATGTTCTTTCCAATCAAGCTCCAGTACAAGAAGTTGCTCACATTGCCAATGGCTCTCATCCTGGAAACTGCATATCTGTTTTAAGG AAATTCGAGCAGGCCTTCAACACAAACCAAAACAACATGTTGATTCTTCAAGAAAGCTGCATAGATGCATCAGGGTCGCTGGTAGTTTTTGGTCCAGTTGATCTTCCAGCTATAAACATAGCAATGAGTGGTGAGGATCCATCATACATCCCATTACTGCCATCGGGGTTCACCATAACACCTGATGGCAGGCCTGGTAACCAGCAGCAGATACAAGCTGCAGGAGGAGATGGAGCATCAACAAGTTCAAATGCAGCGGCAGCAGCAGTAAtggggggtggtggtggtggtaggTCAGGTGGAGCTGGAGGTTCACTTATTACAGTAGTATTCCAAATACTAGTAAGCAGCTTACCATCAGCTAAAATGAGCCCAGAGTCAGTAAATACCGTTAATAACCTTATCGGCACCACTGTCCACCAAATTAAAGCTGCCTTGAATTgctccactactacttcttga
- the LOC140004900 gene encoding homeobox-leucine zipper protein ROC8-like isoform X1, protein MDYASGGSGSGGDHHHHHDASGRRKKRYHRHTAHQIQRLESMFKECPHPDEKTRLQLSRELGLAPRQIKFWFQNRRTQMKAQHERADNCALRAENDKIRCENIAIREALKNVICPSCGGPPVGEDSYFDEQKLRMENAQLKEELDRVSSIAAKYIGRPISQLPPVQPIHISSLDLSMSSFGGGGMVGPSLDLDLLPGSSSTMPGLPFPAMSISDMDKSLMADIAGNAMDELIRLLQTNEPLWMKSPVDGREVLNLESYERIFPRANTHLRSPNIRIEASRDSGVVIMNGLALVDMFMDANKWVELFPTIVSRARTLEVISSGILGSQSGTLQLMYEELHVLSPFVPPRQLYFLRFCQQIEQGSWAIVDVSYDIPQENQFASPCKTHRLPSGCLIQDMPNGYSKVTWVEHLEIEEKAPVHRLFRDLIHSGLAFGAERWLATLQRMCERFACLMVTGNSTRDLGGVIPSAEGKRSMMKLAQRMVSSFCQSINPSNGHQWTTLSGLNEFEVRATLHKCTDPGQPNGVVLSAATTIWLPIPPQNVFDFFRDERTRHQWDVLSNQAPVQEVAHIANGSHPGNCISVLRAFNTNQNNMLILQESCIDASGSLVVFGPVDLPAINIAMSGEDPSYIPLLPSGFTITPDGRPGNQQQIQAAGGDGASTSSNAAAAAVMGGGGGGRSGGAGGSLITVVFQILVSSLPSAKMSPESVNTVNNLIGTTVHQIKAALNCSTTTS, encoded by the exons ATGGACTATGCAAGTGGAGGCAGTGGTTCGGGTGGTGACCACCATCACCACCACGATGCCTCTGGTCGTAGGAAGAAAAGATACCATCGACACACTGCTCATCAGATTCAAAGGCTTGAATC CATGTTTAAGGAATGTCCTCATCCTGATGAGAAAACAAGGTTGCAGTTGAGTAGAGAGTTGGGATTGGCTCCTCGCCAGATTAAGTTCTGGTTCCAAAACAGGAGGACGCAAATGAag GCACAACATGAACGAGCGGATAACTGTGCACTTAGAGCAGAAAATGATAAGATTAGATGCGAGAATATAGCCATCAGAGAAGCCTTAAAAAACGTGATTTGCCCTTCTTGCGGAGGCCCTCCGGTTGGAGAAGATTCCTACTTTGACGAGCAAAAGCTTCGAATGGAAAATGCCCAGTTGAAAGAAGAG CTTGATAGAGTTTCTAGCATTGCGGCAAAGTATATTGGTAGACCTATTTCACAACTTCCACCAGTGCAGCCTATTCATATATCTTCACTAGACTTGTCCATGTCTAGTTTTGGAGGAGGAGGAATGGTTGGTCCATCACTTGACCTTGATCTTCTTCCAGGAAGTTCATCAACTATGCCAGGTTTACCCTTCCCAGCAATGAGCATTTCAGACATGGATAAATCCCTTATGGCTGATATTGCTGGGAATGCCATGGATGAATTGATTAGGCTTTTACAAACCAATGAACCTCTTTGGATGAAGTCCCCGGTCGACGGGAGGGAAGTTCTTAATCTTGAGAGTTATGAAAGAATTTTTCCAAGGGCTAACACTCACTTGAGAAGTCCAAATATACGGATTGAAGCTTCAAGAGATTCAGGTGTTGTGATAATGAACGGTTTAGCATTGGTGGACATGTTTATGGATGCG AATAAGTGGGTAGAATTATTTCCTACTATAGTCTCAAGGGCAAGAACACTTGAAGTAATATCATCTGGCATATTGGGCAGCCAAAGTGGTACACTGCAATTG ATGTATGAAGAATTACACGTGCTTTCACCTTTTGTACCCCCTAGGCAGCTGTACTTCCTTCGTTTCTGTCAGCAGATTGAGCAAGGTTCTTGGGCAATAGTCGATGTTTCGTATGATATTCCTCAAGAAAATCAATTTGCTTCTCCATGTAAAACTCACAGGCTTCCTTCCGGATGTTTGATACAAGATATGCCCAATGGCTACTCCAAA GTTACTTGGGTGGAACAtttagaaattgaagaaaaagctCCTGTGCACAGGCTCTTTAGAGATCTCATTCACAGTGGTTTGGCATTTGGTGCTGAAAGATGGCTTGCCACTCTTCAAAGAATGTGTGAAAGATTTGCTTGTCTGATGGTAACCGGCAATTCTACACGTGACCTTGGAGGAG TAATTCCATCGGCTGAGGGGAAGAGAAGTATGATGAAACTTGCACAAAGAATGGTAAGCAGCTTCTGCCAAAGCATCAATCCATCCAATGGCCATCAATGGACAACACTCTCAGGCCTGAATGAATTTGAAGTTAGAGCCACACTCCACAAATGCACAGATCCTGGACAGCCTAATGGTGTGGTCCTTAGCGCAGCTACTACAATATGGCTTCCAATCCCTCCACAAAATGTCTTCGACTTTTTTCGTGATGAGAGGACCAGGCATCAG TGGGATGTTCTTTCCAATCAAGCTCCAGTACAAGAAGTTGCTCACATTGCCAATGGCTCTCATCCTGGAAACTGCATATCTGTTTTAAGG GCCTTCAACACAAACCAAAACAACATGTTGATTCTTCAAGAAAGCTGCATAGATGCATCAGGGTCGCTGGTAGTTTTTGGTCCAGTTGATCTTCCAGCTATAAACATAGCAATGAGTGGTGAGGATCCATCATACATCCCATTACTGCCATCGGGGTTCACCATAACACCTGATGGCAGGCCTGGTAACCAGCAGCAGATACAAGCTGCAGGAGGAGATGGAGCATCAACAAGTTCAAATGCAGCGGCAGCAGCAGTAAtggggggtggtggtggtggtaggTCAGGTGGAGCTGGAGGTTCACTTATTACAGTAGTATTCCAAATACTAGTAAGCAGCTTACCATCAGCTAAAATGAGCCCAGAGTCAGTAAATACCGTTAATAACCTTATCGGCACCACTGTCCACCAAATTAAAGCTGCCTTGAATTgctccactactacttcttga